TATATATATGGAGAATTATAAAAGATACATACCGGGTATTTTGTTTACATTGATAATTTCACTTAGTTCAATATTGCTTAATAATATTATGAAAAAGCATATTAATCTTGAGGCGTTGACATTGGCAATTATTATCGGCATTTTGTATAACAATTTGATTGGAGTGCAGGCGGGATTGGAACCCGGAGTCAAATTCACATTGAAAAAGTTGCTTAAGGTTGGAATAGTTCTATTGGGATTTAAGCTTAGCATCAGTTCATTATTTAAGTTGGGCCCGACAATTTTAATCATGGTTGTCATTTATGTGATATCAGCATTGCTGCTATCATATTTATTAGGTAGAGTATTTAAAATAGATAGCAGGCTTTCAGCTTTGCTTGGTGTGGGATCTTGTATCTGCGGAGCATCGGCAGTTGTTGCGATGGCGCCCTGCATTAATGCTGAAGATGAGGATGCAGTTGTTGCCGTATCCATAGTTAGCTTTTTGGGCGCAATTGGAGTTATTGCATATTCGGCTATTGCTGTCAGTGGCATATCCATTTCTCCTACGCAATATGGAGTTTGGTCAGGAATATCCCTCCATGGCGTGGCGCATGCTTTGGCTGCAGCTTTTGCATTGGGAGATTTGTCGGGAGAAATGGGGACCTTTGTCAAAATGACCAGAGTTTTAATGCTGGTTCCTGTTTCATTAATTCTAAGCATGGTTTTTGCCAAAAAAAACGGAAAACGTGAAAAGGCGAAATTTCCCACATATGTACTTTTCTTTGTACTAGCCGGAATCATTAATTCCGTGGGAATAATACCCGAGAGTTTGACAAAATTATTTGTGCAGACAAGTTCATTGTTGATACTGATGGCTATGACTGCAATGGGTTTGTCAGTTAACTTCAAAGACATTGTAAATAGGGGAATTGGGGCGTTGGTTGCTAGCACAATCCTGTTTATAACGCTTTCTGGATGCAGTTTGATTGCAATATTAAAATTGCTATAGGCAAAATAATCGATGCGGCCCTCATCACGTGATAGTGGTCAGTTTGTACCGAAATATTCATACTGGTGACAAATATATATTTAAAAGGGGCTTAAAGTGTATATTCCGGCGTATTCGGACAGTAGTCCGTGAAACACTCGGACACCATTCCAGGACATTCGGACACTTTATCATTTGGTTCAGTATAGTATAAATCCTCACTGTTTAGAACTTAATTCAAGTTATAGAAATTTCATCTTTTTTTCTGCAATGATTTGCCGCATTGATATTTTCGATTCTAGATTTATGATATATGAATTGTAGGAGACACGATCCATAATTGCATCGGCAATGGTAGGGTCCGAAAACAAATCGTACCATTTTTCGTGAGGCAACTGGCTTGACAGAATAAGTGATCCTTTGTTGTACCTAGCCTCTACAACCTCGAGGAAATCTCTGCTTTCTTCTAATGAATGTGATTGAAGACCTACATCATCAATAATCAGAAGTTGATACTTTTTAATTCTGTTCACCTCATTTCTATTTTATGAGGGTTTATTATACTATAGTTGGGACATAATCATTTGTGGGGCATAGGTCATCCTGGCATAGTTTTAGATTCTTTGAGCATGCATCTCCAGTATGTTATACTATGATAGGTATAGATTAAACGGTGGATTTAGGTTTTGAACATGAACTTTTTCTTGAATTTGACATAAAGAGAATGATGTTATTAGAAAAAGGCAAGGCGGCAGATAAATGAGAAACGAAAAAAAGAAGTTAAATGTGCTTCCTCCGAGGTTGCCATTGAAGTTGGAGGTTCTGGAAGGCTGGAAACTTCGGCTTGAGGATGAGGACCAGATTAGCGGAGTGAGTGTTGGCGAGTGTGTAATAGAGAATCAAAGTGCTATCAGGATAGAACTGAAGCAGGTTTTGTTTAGGAATGCGGTATTTAGGGATGTGGAGCTTCAGAATGCTGACATTGTAGATGCTAGGTTTGAAAACTGCGATTTATCCAATCTGGATTTTAGAGGCTCGATAATACACAGGACCGAATTCAAAAACTGCAAAATGATAGGATGCAATTTAAGCGATGCATTGCTTAAAAATGTAGTCATTGAGAACTGCAATGTCGATTATTCCAACCTTAGATTTTCAAATATGAAAAAAGTCGAAATAAAGGATTCGCGATTTCGTAGTGCGGATTGCCAAAGTTCAAAATTCATTGAGGTTGATTTTGATGGTGTTGATTTCAGCCGTTGTCGTATGGCGGGAACCTCGTTAAGAGATATTGACATAAGCTCCTGCGAGATAAACGAAATGGAAATTGGGATGGAAGACATACAAGGCGCAATCGTTTCTCTTAATCAGGCTGTAATGTTGTCACGATTAATGGGTATATTGATAAAAGAAAGCTAATTAAGCAAGAATGCAGAATAAGTGGC
This Peptostreptococcaceae bacterium DNA region includes the following protein-coding sequences:
- a CDS encoding putative sulfate exporter family transporter; this encodes IYMENYKRYIPGILFTLIISLSSILLNNIMKKHINLEALTLAIIIGILYNNLIGVQAGLEPGVKFTLKKLLKVGIVLLGFKLSISSLFKLGPTILIMVVIYVISALLLSYLLGRVFKIDSRLSALLGVGSCICGASAVVAMAPCINAEDEDAVVAVSIVSFLGAIGVIAYSAIAVSGISISPTQYGVWSGISLHGVAHALAAAFALGDLSGEMGTFVKMTRVLMLVPVSLILSMVFAKKNGKREKAKFPTYVLFFVLAGIINSVGIIPESLTKLFVQTSSLLILMAMTAMGLSVNFKDIVNRGIGALVASTILFITLSGCSLIAILKLL
- a CDS encoding ATP-binding protein → MNRIKKYQLLIIDDVGLQSHSLEESRDFLEVVEARYNKGSLILSSQLPHEKWYDLFSDPTIADAIMDRVSYNSYIINLESKISMRQIIAEKKMKFL
- a CDS encoding pentapeptide repeat-containing protein, encoding MRNEKKKLNVLPPRLPLKLEVLEGWKLRLEDEDQISGVSVGECVIENQSAIRIELKQVLFRNAVFRDVELQNADIVDARFENCDLSNLDFRGSIIHRTEFKNCKMIGCNLSDALLKNVVIENCNVDYSNLRFSNMKKVEIKDSRFRSADCQSSKFIEVDFDGVDFSRCRMAGTSLRDIDISSCEINEMEIGMEDIQGAIVSLNQAVMLSRLMGILIKES